Proteins co-encoded in one Salvia splendens isolate huo1 chromosome 4, SspV2, whole genome shotgun sequence genomic window:
- the LOC121799802 gene encoding uncharacterized protein LOC121799802: protein MCTFTHNCLQNHDVSDIPEETYPLLSNCELLIMDALRPDRSSSTHFGLPRALDEVRKIRPKRTLFTGMMHLMDHDKINEDLMKFKETDMELSYDGLRVPVTL from the exons ATGTGCACGTTCACTCATAATTGTTTACAAAATCA TGACGTCAGTGATATACCAGAAGAGACTTATCCTCTTCTCAGTAACTGCGAACTCCTTATTATG GACGCACTAAGACCAGATCGATCTTCTTCAACTCATTTCGGGCTTCCAAGA GCACTGGACGAAGTTAGGAAAATCCGACCAAAAAGAACACTGTTCACTG GTATGATGCACCTGATGGATCACGACAAAATAAACGAGGATCTCATGAAGTTCAAGGAGACGGACATGGAATTGAGCTACGATGGGCTTCGTGTTCCAGTAACTCTATAG